ATTTTCACTTCCCCACACGAAGCTCATGTGTGGAATATTGTGGATAAATGTATCAGGTTCAACGATCCCGTTTTCGACGAGGTACGCCCAGAACTCTTTGGAAACTTCAAAGGACTCGGCAATTTTAATGGCTTTTTTAGTCTCAACCGACCCGTCTTCGAGTTGGGGAGTATAGTTGAGTTCACAAAAGGCAGAATGTCCTGTTCCGGCATTGTTCCATGCATCAGAACTTTCAGCAGTCACACGGTCCAGGCGCTCGAAAATGGAAATTGAAATAGAAGGACTTAATTTTTTGAGCAATACCCCGAGGGTAGCGCTCATGATACCGGCCCCAATCAAAACTACATCAGGGGAGCTCGTTTTTGAAGACTTTTTGGTATTCATCACGAAAAAAGTAAATATGTTACAAAGGGCCTAGGCCCGGAAAAATACAAAATGCAATAGGATAACAACGATCCTAACACTATTTGTTTCGAAAATAGTATAATTTAAAAAATAAAAGTTATGACTAGTTACAAGTTCTTGATAGGGGGCAATTAAAACTTTTTTAGTTGCAATTGTGAGACGCGATTCTCGTAATCAAATGCTTAGTTGGTTATCTTTATGTTGGCTCTTTTAAAATGACAAATCAATTGCCAGGCTAACGAATTTATTGATAACTTTGATATCCAGGTACTTAAAAGTTACTTTTATCGTTGAATTTCTACGCCGCGCAGTGCTGAATAAAATATTATTATAGCTTAATTTAATTACACATTACTAAATAGACAATTATGAACAAAAGTATTTCTACTCATTTGTTTTTTCTTCTAATCCTTCTCTCTCTAAATTCTATGTCCCAGGTTCCATGGAAAGGAACCTATGGAAATGGCTGGCTGGTTAGCGGTAAAAAATATGTAAGGTTAGCAATAACCGTGAAAGGGATTCAGCAAGTGAATTTTTCGGATTTGCCTGTTGAGTTTACGGCTCAAACAATTGATCATGAATATCTGCAACTTTGGCATCGGGGAGTACAGGTGGATATTTTATCTTCCGATGCAAGCAAGATTATTTTTTATGCAGAACCCAATGATGGGAAATTTGATGAATTGCTTTGCAGACCGTACGCAAATGAACCTGGTATCACGTCCAGGATGAATCCGTACGTAAGTTTATTTTCTGACGAGGGGGCTTATTTTTTGGTACTTGGCACCGACAAGGGTTTAAGAGCCAACCCCATAAATTCGGGTAGTGTCGCCAATCCACCGGTCGCAGCAGAGGCGTACCATTTAAATACTGATATTACTACCTATAAAACGGATTTTTCGCAGAGCAACTCAATTTTCATTTATCCAACTTATCTGAATAGCTTCTACGAATACGGAAAGACGTTGACTGGTACGCGCAGATTTGGCAATACTCTGGTCAGTGGCTTTGCACTTAATGTCAAGAAACTAAACGCAGCCGCAGCAACAGTCAAGCCTAAAGTGAAGGTGCTATTGCATAGCCGAAGTAATCAGCGGTCACGTGATATACGCATAAGTGTTGGCCCAGACGCCGGTAATTTACGTCAGGCGGGGTCTGTTAATATCGCGCCTTTTAGACCGAAGGAATTTGAATTTGAGCTACAATTGAATGGAAGCCTGGTTGGTGACATTGATGCGAACGGAGTGGGAACGCTGGCATTTCAGTCAAACGATAATTCAGACGGTAGTGATATTTTCTCAGTGTCCTATTATACTGTGACTTATCCTCAGGATTTTGATATGCAAGGTGGAAATTTCTATATTTTTAACATTCCTCCCACTGCACAATCAGCTTCACGGATTAACTTGGCGGGCCTACCGGGTGCAGGTACACTTCAACTTTTTGACATTTCTGACGCGGACCATCCAAAGGCTATTACAAATGCCTCAGCAGCCAGTTTTGCGATTCCCAGGACAAGTAATGCTACTTTCAATCTTCTGGCAACCACGGTTACTAATGTAGTAGCTGGCTCACAGATGTCAATGTTTACATTTAGTCCAATAGTACCAGCGAATTATGACTACCTGATCATTACAACTGAAGGCTTATTTACTGCAGCACAAAACTATGCTACCTACCGGGCCGGAACTATTAATCCGATAACGAAGCAATCATTTAAACCGCTTGTTTTAAAGATCAAGGACGTTTACAATCAGTTTAACTATGGTGAGCCAAGCGCGGTAGCTGTACGCCGATGTGTGGATTTTTTACTATCTGACGGAAAGAGGGCAAACAAGTTTTTGTTTTTGATTGGAAATGCAACAACGTATAATTTAGGGACGAAAAATCTGGATAATGAAGTGCCCTCTATTGGCTACCCTGGCTCTGATTTGCTTTTGGTTTCGGGCCTTGGAGGGGAAACCAATCAGGATATCCCTGCCATTCCGCACGGAAGGCTGCCTACCAGTGATCCGGTTAAGGCTGCTGCATATCTGCTCAAAGTACAGGAATATGAAAATTTGAACAATCCAGTGGGAATAGGGTATCGCAAAAACGTAATTCATGTAGCTGGTGGAAAAACAGCCAGTGAAATAAATACCTTCAGTGCTAATCTTCTTAACGCAGCAAACGATTTTGCGGCGAATAGTCCATTTACTGGGGACGTATTCGCCTTCAATAAGGATTTGAACAATCCTTGTCCTGCACCAGTAGCGACTGGATTTACTGATTGTCAAACATGGGCTGATCCTGGTATCATTACCAAGGTAAATGAAGGGGCAGGTGCATTAACCTATTATGGACACGGCAATCCAAGGGTAACGGACTATTTTTATGGCTATGTGTCCGACAATGGCAGAGGATATACAGACAATGGAAAGTATTCTACCTTGTTTTTTTACGGCTGTGATGTGAATAATGTTTTTCGGGGGTTTAATGAAACTGTCAGTACACTGCTAACTAACAATCAGAGGCGCCCTTTTACTGTTGACTGGTTATTGACGCCAAATCGGGGATCGGTTGTGGTGCTCGGTAACACCTGGGAGGCATATGAATCTATTTTAACTCCGGCTTTGGATAAAGAATATTCAAAAGTGTTTACTGCGGATCATGTTAGGAAGCCGATCGGAACGATTCTGAAGGAGACTGTGGCTGAGAGTATTGGGGCTCTGCCCAATGTCAATCCGGATATACCGAACTACAACTATAATTTTGTTCAAGCCAACCTTCATCAGACTTTGATACTGGGGGATCCTGCCATTATACCTTTACTTACGACAGACCCTGCTTTGCCTGTTGAGCTGGTGTCGTTTACTGCAAAAGCGCTCGACAAACATAAAGTGGAAGTTAAGTGGACAACCGCGAGGGAAAAGAACAATAGTCACTTTATTGTTGAAAGAAGCGAAGATGCCAAAACGTTTGAGGCAATTGGAGTAATTGATGGTGCCGGAGACAATGAAGGGAATAAAAACTATATTTTTTATGACAATAACCCTTTGTCTGGCCTTAGTTATTATAGACTCGCGCAAGTGGATGCGCCATCTAATCCAGGGCCAGGTGTTGAAGGTGCAAGAACAAATTTCAGAATGGTCTCTGTTGAGATTGAAAACTCGGAAGCTGTGGTAGTATCTCCAAATCCAAGCCCATCTACGTTTAGAATTCAACTTGATCCTAAAATGAGCATTCAGAGCTGGAATTTATTGGATGGAAAAGGAAGAATCCTACAAGCCAAAGGTACCGGATATTCAGTAGACCTTACCGGTTATCCAAGTGGGGTATACTTTATGGAAATAGCTACAGACAAAGGAGATATATTTAAAAGAAAACTCGTAAAGAAGTAAGTTCGATTCGAAAAAGTAACGTCAAGATCGTGAATTCAGTTTTACGATCTTGACGCTTTATAACCAACTCATATGAGAATGCAAACACGCACGATCGTTATTCAGGTCATTCTTTTTTTTAACCTGCTCTGGTCAATTGGCATCAGTGCCCAGGACACAACCACCTATTCCAATGGTTGGATTGATTTTAACCAGAAGAAGTATATCAAAGTTATAGTCAATAAAAAGGGTATTCACAAGATTCCATTCGCCTCCCTCCCGACAGATTTTCCATTAACAAGTCCGGAAAAGCTTCAACTTTTCCACAGAGGAAAGGAAGTAGCGATCATTGCGACAGATAATCAGGGAATTACATTTTACGGAGTCCCAAATGATGGGAGTTCCGATTCGCTGTTGTATAGGCCAATGAGTTCGAGGTTAAATCCTTATTCGAGTATTTATAGCACCCAGGGAGTGTATTTTCTCACGAGCGGAACAAATAATGGAAAACGTGCAACGAGACAAATTTTTGAAGACACAGGAAATGTAGGATATAGTTTTCACACACAGTCTGACGTTCTGGCGAATACTAAAGAATACTCTCACAGTACCGCCATTTACATCGAACCCGACTTCTTAAATAGTTTCTTTGAGAATGGTGCTAGTAAGACCGGGGCAAGACTTTTGGGCGATACGCTATTTACTTACATCTATCAATTAAAAAAGGTTAGTAAGAGTAGCTCTTTAAAACCTAAGATGAGAATTCTTCTTCATGGGAGAAGTAATAATTCTCGGGATATTGAATTGTATATTGGAAAAGATGCGGCAAGTCTGCGAAAGGTAAACTCAGTAAGAGTAAATAAATTTATCGGACAGCTTGCGGAGTTTGAAATCGAGAAGACTGATATCGCGGCCAACGAAAGCTTTGTATTTGCTGTCAAGTCGTTGAACAC
The genomic region above belongs to Dyadobacter pollutisoli and contains:
- the porU2 gene encoding putative type IX secretion system sortase PorU2, which translates into the protein MNKSISTHLFFLLILLSLNSMSQVPWKGTYGNGWLVSGKKYVRLAITVKGIQQVNFSDLPVEFTAQTIDHEYLQLWHRGVQVDILSSDASKIIFYAEPNDGKFDELLCRPYANEPGITSRMNPYVSLFSDEGAYFLVLGTDKGLRANPINSGSVANPPVAAEAYHLNTDITTYKTDFSQSNSIFIYPTYLNSFYEYGKTLTGTRRFGNTLVSGFALNVKKLNAAAATVKPKVKVLLHSRSNQRSRDIRISVGPDAGNLRQAGSVNIAPFRPKEFEFELQLNGSLVGDIDANGVGTLAFQSNDNSDGSDIFSVSYYTVTYPQDFDMQGGNFYIFNIPPTAQSASRINLAGLPGAGTLQLFDISDADHPKAITNASAASFAIPRTSNATFNLLATTVTNVVAGSQMSMFTFSPIVPANYDYLIITTEGLFTAAQNYATYRAGTINPITKQSFKPLVLKIKDVYNQFNYGEPSAVAVRRCVDFLLSDGKRANKFLFLIGNATTYNLGTKNLDNEVPSIGYPGSDLLLVSGLGGETNQDIPAIPHGRLPTSDPVKAAAYLLKVQEYENLNNPVGIGYRKNVIHVAGGKTASEINTFSANLLNAANDFAANSPFTGDVFAFNKDLNNPCPAPVATGFTDCQTWADPGIITKVNEGAGALTYYGHGNPRVTDYFYGYVSDNGRGYTDNGKYSTLFFYGCDVNNVFRGFNETVSTLLTNNQRRPFTVDWLLTPNRGSVVVLGNTWEAYESILTPALDKEYSKVFTADHVRKPIGTILKETVAESIGALPNVNPDIPNYNYNFVQANLHQTLILGDPAIIPLLTTDPALPVELVSFTAKALDKHKVEVKWTTAREKNNSHFIVERSEDAKTFEAIGVIDGAGDNEGNKNYIFYDNNPLSGLSYYRLAQVDAPSNPGPGVEGARTNFRMVSVEIENSEAVVVSPNPSPSTFRIQLDPKMSIQSWNLLDGKGRILQAKGTGYSVDLTGYPSGVYFMEIATDKGDIFKRKLVKK